The genomic stretch GATTAATTGCCTCCACCTCTGCTGCCCTTttcagagagagaaaattaaagaaagaacaaaaggacaaaaaaaaaaaaacaaagagagagaaaagttagttagaatattttgagtattttatacaaattggccctTTTTTCAAAAGCTCTAGACTAGGAAATTTTTTATACACATTGGCCTTTCTAATATTGAGAAACAACTTAAAAGCAAAAATTAATTGGGCCCATTATCATAATATAGCTATCGTATTTTTATGTGCATTCATTTTTAGTTATGTTAATTTAcgataaatttgtaatttttttactctgtaatttaattacacttctaatttattaaatatttaattaattatatattttgagtaaaattaaaagaatatacgaataaaatatttctaaatctAAATAGGATCTCAACTAAAACTGTATACATTACAAAATATACATACAATTGCTAAAGTACATACCACGAAACATTTGGTAAATTCATTTTACCCTTGTGTGTCCTCTATGTCTtcaatcaacaaaaataaaacaataaaattaaatcacATTAGGCCTTTTGGTATTAAATAATTCACTGgttttaaggttttttttttttaaaaaagctatctttttatattttgcagCAAAATACTCatattcttttctctcttcctcttttttttccttctctatttCTCCAACGTCGATGTTATGCTTCTCTCTCTTATCTCACCTACATCTCTATTGACGCCGGCTCATATATGGCACAAATTACAAAGGTAAGGCTACAATAAAGGGTGTAGCTAAAGATGGCAACAACAATGGCAATGATAGCTACAATAAAGggtgaatgaagcaggtagcttgctacctattttttcaaaaaaaaacaatagcaaTGATGGTGCCGTAGATTTTGAGGACGAATGGGAGAGGGCATCGAGGGGGGTATTGGCTGCAACAAATGGCAAGAAAAGAGGTGcaataacgaaaaaaaaaaatatatagagatgaaagaatatatatatatatatatatatatatatatatatatatatatatataactagactggaatactatattaatagtaccaataactttgtgctattaagcTTTTCGCTTTTAGATTAAAAGATGCGatgttaggatgatgtgggccccctaggggtttagtaggtggttggttgaatagtgtaatcgaacggatgaaaatgataaaaaagataaatctaacggcagaaaacttgatagcaccaaatacttagtgctatcgataaaATCCCAgtgggactatatatatatatatatatatatatatatatatatatatatatattcttttttcttccgCTGGAAAGATCATTATGTATTGTGGACGCTACAGGAAAGACCAAAAAGTTGAGAAGGAAAACAAACAAGAAATTATATTCTCTGAGACAAAATTGCATTGTTTGAAATTAAGTTTTAAGGCTCAGTTGCATCATTTATAACCATTTAAAACTAAATCATATCATACAAAATAGAAATTGCACTAATTGACACTAAGGGCATATTTGGTCACCTATTTTAAACTATGGAATCGAAATGgaattcattaattttgatagttgtcgtttgttttataggaatcgaattttgattcccattccactccggaatgggaatgaccAAATTCATTTATGATCCAATTCGGCTTTAAATCCCGGATTGATTCATTCCAAATtgaactattcaaaattctctttcaCCAACACCCACCTCCTCTTCCTTCgtcactttcctctctcttaatcaaaaccccctctcaataattttaaattttcattccgatttccattccaataataaaccaaaaatttttggatgattcgtcattccatttttcattccaaagcaatcaaattttatttaatttccatttttattccaatcatgaaccaaacataccctaaattatattatttgaaatttaaatggtACATGTTGACTTAAGTTATAATTTagtctcaaatagttttaaatgattctaattaaatttcaattaatgCAACTTACTTTCAAATAATGTAACTTCTATTGAATATGATACAATTTAATCTCAAACTAGTTATGAATGGTGCAGCTTTGTTTAAAAGAGTACAACTTTGACCTAAATAATGTAACTTAGTTTTAAACAGTAAAATTTTATCTCAAATagtcgtctttttttttttattatttctcttctttcttttctgatTTCTAGTTTTTTCTGTAATAGTCATATCAAATTCTGAtcctctcaaaagaaaaaaaaaaaatcttcttatttctttttgtcCATTCTCTCTGCATCCTTTCCTAATACCGCgcacaattaattaattcttaattaaagaatgaagaatTGAATTAACTTGATTCgctttttttattacattctaACTTATCAAATCGTATTCTGTTCTACGATATTTAAGAATCACTGTCACTACCTCACCAAGATCCGGAATAATAATCTTTCGTGAATAGCCAGGTAAGAATCATCAGATGATGATACACAAGGAGTGCACATCTTTGATGCAGTTGTGGTTCCTCCCGATAAACCGCAAATTACCGCGTTCCTAATTTCAGAAGTACTTCTCTATCATCTTAATTTTGTTTATACTTAGTCCATTATCCCAGTACAATTAAGAAAACCAACATCGAGTTGTTCGCAGCATGAAAACAGTGGAGAGAGTGGCAGATACTTGTAAATTGTTCTAACCATCCTTTAATTCGCTGGGGCGTAAAAAGTCTAGGCCATTTCTATATTATCGTTGAATGAACCTAAGATTGAAAAACAACCACCGAACCTTCCCCAGGATAACACATGGCCAACCCCGCGGTAAACGATGCGAATCCGCGGTTAATTCGCCTTTCTCCAAGCTGAAGATGCCGATCGTCTCGGCCTCAAACGCCTGCCCTGCCTTGTAGCCGTAGAACGGACGGAAAAAGTAGATGTGGTTTGGCGAGAACGCGCGGGGGAAGGCGCTGACGTCGACGCACCTGGACTCCCCCTCGCAGACGAACAAAGCGTTGCTTGCACCGATATCGGCGACCGGCAGCGCCCTCGCCTGAGGCGGTGCGGAGAGGTCGAGCCTGAACACGACAAGTACGGCGTCGTACTGCGCGGCACGCACCTCCCAGATCTTGTTGACGAGGAGCAGCGAGCCGTCGGCCGACTCGAGTAGGAATGTGGCGTCGGGCGACGGCAGTCGCGGCACGCCGGATATTGTGTAGGATGAGACCGCAATGCTTCCTGCTGGGTCGGAGAGATCGAAGGCGATCAGGGCCTCCTTCTTGCCGTCGACGGCGTAGATTTTCTTGTTCCTCGTCGGCGCTAAGTCGGAGCACTGGAAGTCGGCGAGGGGGAGAGTTATCGGGGCCCACGCAGCATCGGTGCCCTTCCGGCAGTAGAGGTATTTGTTGGTGATGTGGTTGAGGACGATGAGCACAGTGAAGTTCGGGTCTTCGGCTGGGTCGGAGGAGAGGACGGATAAGCGAATTAGGTCCCTGCGACGGACCATCACCGGTACGGCGCCATGCACTTCCTGATCGCCAGGCGGGTCCGAAAACACGCGGTAGTGGGGGTATGTTTCAGCGTTGAATTGGAGCATGTTGGCGGGGGCAGTGAGGAGGGGGGGGAGGCCAACGTAATTGTAGGTGATGACGTTGACTGTGTAGATGGAGGAGTTGGAGCCGAGGACGAGGAGCCAGCCGTGGGAGGTGCCGAAGCAGTAGGAGTCGAGGGGCAGGCCGCGTAAGCAGCTGTAGATGCCAGTGGCGGGGTTGTAGTAGGGTCCACGGCTGGAGAATTCGCTGAAGAAGGCGATGGGGNAATTGGAGCATGCTGTTGGGGGCGGTGAGGAGTGGGGGGAGCCAGATGCGTTCGTAGGTGACGGGGTTGAATGTGTGGATGAAGGAgttgggggagaggaggaggagccagCCGTGGGAGGTGCCGAAGCAGTAGGAGTCGAGGGGCGGGCCGGGGAAGTAGCGGTAGATGCCAGTGGCGGGGTTGTAGTAGGGTCCACGGCTGGAGAATTCGCTGAAGAAGGCGATGGGGGGTTGGACGGGGAGGTGGTCTGGGGTGGGGAGGGGAGCGTCGGCCCACTGTTTGCACGCGACGACCGCACGGAGGTAGTGGACGGAGCAGGTGAGACGTGAGAGGATCCGCGCGAGCAGATCCCACGGGAGGGAGAGCCAGTTGGCCGGGGCGATGACATTGTCGCCTTCGTCATCCCCGGCGTCGGACATGGtggaggtggagagagagacagCATCCCCGGCGCTGGCCATGGTGGAGGTGGAGAGatagaaagagggagagggatgagGAGGGGAGTAGATGAATTCTTTGGAGATGGTCAAAGATTCAAAGAAATACAGTTCTGAAGCCGTTGACGTGACGTGGCGGTTCCCGGGGCCTGCAGGGAGGAGTGATATATATAAGTGGGCCCAGGGTGACAAAGTTGGCGGGTTGCAACGCCATTGGTCCGTTTAAAACAGTTGAACAGCTTCGCCTAACTGCCAAAACGGCTTTAACTGAAAAGTCTTCTTCTTAAAGgaaatttcacttttattttttttccttttcaaagaaaattttcatactgtttttttattttgaccatatttatattatattacacgaaattagaaaaaaaaaatcttattcctAATTAAACAGAACTGTCTCAACAACATCTCATGCACCAactgttttttatttaaaaatttggtcaagaaaaataatttgattaattttgaaGCACCTAACTTAGTTAAAGTGAGTAAGCAACTGATCCTTAGAAACTAACAAATGGAATTATCAAACCCAACCCAAAATTGCTAGTGCAAGATGAGGTGTATTGAACTTTGATTAAACCAAATCCAAGTACTGTCTCATTGTTAACTAGGTTtattgaaccaaaaaaattgcTTCCTTAACCAATGAACCAAAGtccttttttttgcaaaaacaAGAAAGATGAGAACTTACAGAACATCGACCAGAATTAAATCAGAAATATTTTATGCTCATCCAAACTTAGTTTAATTTGCAGGGAAGCAAACAAAAGTTGGAAATATATATCATGGGAAAACTAGCTTTCTAACTACACTACAAAACAATTCTTTCATACACCTTGTGGGGCAAAGAGCACAAACTATAGATCCTCAACGGAGGTAACACGATGCGTTAGCATGTCGCGCACATTTCTTCGATCTTCTAAGGCATTTTGCGCAGATCCCCCACAGGATACAGGGCGGCCATGCACCTGCAAGCACATTCGACGATGCCGTCCGCCAAATTGAACTTGCAATGCTTCCGAACGAATTAACTGCCCTTCGATTCTGACCTGTCTCATGGTGCACATCAAAGAAGTAGATGAAGTTCTTCACACACCCGGCGTATCTTATCTTTGCATGTGGTGCGTCGTGCCCCCTCTTGGCAATCGATCGAGAGTGTTCGCACCCTCATCTCTGCCGTCCTTTGTAAGACTTTGTAGATTTTCATTACGTCTAGAAACTATGATTTTGGGTGGTTACTTGAAAATTAGGTGCACAAGAACTTGTgcatgaaatattttatattaatgagCAATAGCTAgggatatttttgttttcttgatcttttttttttaaaattttttttagcagATTGTTTGTGGAAGGTAACTGGTTACTAGGATACACTCACGTATTTTTTGATTCGAAGTAGGATGCAACTTGGATAACCAAGCAATCTACTATCATGTATAGtggtaataaataaaatagctaATTTCTGCGAAAAATTAGGGTTCCACAATACTAATGCCATCAACTTTTTCCTGTGGATTTACACATAATAATACGATCAATAAAACCCAAACTGTATGTTCTATTCATCTAAAAGTCAAAAACATGATAATAGTAGCCACTTCTCTACCATCAATAGCATTCAAGCCTCAATAAAAAAGTATGTTATAAGTTTGAAAGAATATTGATAAGCAAAATAACTGGCCAAGTGAAAGTGACAAAAAAACTACTACTCTATCATCTTAATTTCGTTTATTTAGTCCATTATCCCAGTACAAGAAGATCAACATTGAGTTGTTTGCAGCGTGAAAACAATGGAGAGAGTGGCGGATACTTGTAAATTCCACTCTAATTGTTCTAACCATCCTTTCGCTGGGGCGTAAAAGTTCTAAGCCATTTCTATATTACCATGGAATGAACATGAGATTGAAAAACAACCACCGAACCTTTCCCAATTTAAGGTATGGCCACCCCCGCGGTAAACGACCCCAATCCGCGGCTAAATCCCCTTTCTCCAAGCTGAAGATGCCGAGCGTCTCGGCCTCAAACATCCGCCCTGCCCTGTAGCCGAGGAACGGCCGGAAAAAGTAGACGTGGTTCGCCGGGAACGCGCGGGGGAAGGCGCTGACGTCGAAGCACCCCGACCCCCCCTCGCTGACGAACAAAGCATTGCCGGCCCCTATATCAGCCACCGGCAGCGCCCTAGCCTGTGGCGGTGCGGAGAGGTCGAGCCTGAACACGACCAGTACGGCGTTGTACGGGTCAGCGCGCACCTCCCGGATCTTGTTGACGAGGAGCAGTGAGCCGTCGGCCGACTCGAGTAGGAATGTGGCGTCGGGTGACGGCGGTCGCGGCACGCCGGATATTTTGTAGGATGAGACAGTGATGTTTCTGGCAGCGTCGGAGAGGTCGAAGGCGAGCATGGCCATCTTCTTGCCGTCGACGGCATAGATTTTCTTGTTCCTCATCGGCGCCAAGTCAGAGCAGTGGAAGTGAGCGAGGGGGACGGGTATCGGGACCCACGCAGCATCAACGCCCATCCGGAAGTAGAGGTATACGTCGGCGATGTGGTTGAGGACGATGAGCATCGTGAAGTTCTTGCCGTCGACGGGGTCAGAGGAGAGGACGGATAAGTGAATTAGGTCCCTGCAATGGACCGTCACCGCTGCGGCAGCAGGCACTACCTGATTGCCGGACGTGTCTGGAAACACGCGATATTTGCCGCATAATTCGGTGGGGAATTGGAGCATGCTGTCGGGGGCGGTGATGAGTGGGGGGAGGCAGATGAGCTCGTTGGTTACGGGGTTGAATACGTAGATGAAGGAgttgggggagaggaggaggagccagCCGTGGGAGGCGCCGAAGCAGTAGGAGTTGGTGGGGACCTGGGACGGGAAGTCGCTGAAGTTGTGGGAGATGCCGGCGGCGGGGTTGTAGTAGGGGATGCTGGTGGCGAATTCGCTGAAGAGGGCGACGGGGGGTTGGAGAGGGCGGTGGCCAGGCCAGGGGAAGTTCATAATGGCCCACCTGCGGCAAGCGAAGACGGCGCGGAGGTAGTGGACGGTGCAGGTGAGTCGGGGGATGATCTGCCCGACGAGATCCCGCGGGAGGGAGGCCCAGTCGGCTGC from Ananas comosus cultivar F153 unplaced genomic scaffold, ASM154086v1, whole genome shotgun sequence encodes the following:
- the LOC109703784 gene encoding uncharacterized protein LOC109703784; the encoded protein is MTDGGDDDDDEAILAADWASLPRDLVGQIIPRLTCTVHYLRAVFACRRWAIMNFPWPGHRPLQPPVALFSEFATSIPYYNPAAGISHNFSDFPSQVPTNSYCFGASHGWLLLLSPNSFIYVFNPVTNELICLPPLITAPDSMLQFPTELCGKYRVFPDTSGNQVVPAAAAVTVHCRDLIHLSVLSSDPVDGKNFTMLIVLNHIADVYLYFRMGVDAAWVPIPVPLAHFHCSDLAPMRNKKIYAVDGKKMAMLAFDLSDAARNITVSSYKISGVPRPPSPDATFLLESADGSLLLVNKIREVRADPYNAVLVVFRLDLSAPPQARALPVADIGAGNALFVSEGGSGCFDVSAFPRAFPANHVYFFRPFLGYRAGRMFEAETLGIFSLEKGDLAADWGRLPRGWPYLKLGKVRWLFFNLMFIPW
- the LOC109703783 gene encoding uncharacterized protein LOC109703783, whose protein sequence is MASAGDAVSLSTSTMSDAGDDEGDNVIAPANWLSLPWDLLARILSRLTCSVHYLRAVVACKQWADAPLPTPDHLPVQPPIAFFSEFSSRGPYYNPATGIYRYFPGPPLDSYCFGTSHGWLLLLSPNSFIHTFNPVTYERICRGPYYNPATGIYSCLRGLPLDSYCFGTSHGWLLVLGSNSSIYTVNVITYNYVGLPPLLTAPANMLQFNAETYPHYRVFSDPPGDQEVHGAVPVMVRRRDLIRLSVLSSDPAEDPNFTVLIVLNHITNKYLYCRKGTDAAWAPITLPLADFQCSDLAPTRNKKIYAVDGKKEALIAFDLSDPAGSIAVSSYTISGVPRLPSPDATFLLESADGSLLLVNKIWEVRAAQYDAVLVVFRLDLSAPPQARALPVADIGASNALFVCEGESRCVDVSAFPRAFSPNHIYFFRPFYGYKAGQAFEAETIGIFSLEKGELTADSHRLPRGWPCVILGKVRWLFFNLRFIQR